Proteins from a genomic interval of Halopseudomonas litoralis:
- a CDS encoding HlyD family secretion protein produces MPSRVRNRLFIFFLLVAVAAAAFGANWWFISRHYEQTDNAYVHGDITRVSSQLAAQVVEVLVTDNQTAETGDLLVRLDDRDFTTALAQARANLATREAERLQARAQLVRQDSLIETARAAVEARKAEQRRIELDIKRILPLRQSGYASEEQVSNFRAQLDVAKAQVRGAEAELQTQVLTKDTLGADIERLAALVQAAESDVSKADLDISRTEIRAPVSGRIGQRSVRIGLNVQPGNHLLAIVPDKGLWVQANFKETQIRRMHKDQPATLVFDAFGDQDVPGRIDSLFPASGAQFSLLPPDNATGNFTKVVQRIPVKITIDGDHPLSRMVRPGMSVSVKVDLRD; encoded by the coding sequence ATGCCGTCCCGGGTCCGTAATCGCCTGTTCATCTTCTTTCTTCTGGTAGCTGTTGCCGCTGCCGCCTTCGGTGCCAATTGGTGGTTTATCAGCCGTCATTATGAACAGACTGATAATGCCTACGTGCATGGCGATATCACTCGCGTCAGCAGTCAGCTGGCAGCACAGGTAGTCGAGGTATTGGTAACCGATAACCAGACCGCCGAAACCGGTGACCTGCTGGTACGCCTGGATGACCGGGACTTTACCACCGCACTGGCGCAGGCCCGCGCCAATCTCGCCACTCGCGAAGCCGAGCGATTGCAGGCCCGCGCCCAGTTGGTGCGCCAGGACAGTCTGATCGAGACGGCCCGTGCTGCGGTCGAGGCGCGCAAGGCCGAGCAACGTCGGATCGAGTTGGACATCAAGCGGATTCTGCCCCTGCGCCAGTCTGGTTACGCTTCGGAAGAACAGGTGAGCAATTTCCGCGCTCAGCTGGATGTCGCCAAAGCCCAGGTCCGGGGAGCTGAAGCCGAGCTGCAGACCCAGGTACTCACCAAGGACACCCTCGGCGCTGATATCGAGCGCCTGGCGGCCTTGGTTCAGGCCGCAGAAAGCGACGTGAGCAAGGCCGACCTGGATATCTCCCGCACCGAAATCCGCGCTCCGGTCTCCGGCCGCATCGGCCAGCGCAGCGTGCGTATCGGCCTCAATGTGCAGCCGGGCAATCACCTGCTGGCCATAGTGCCGGACAAGGGGCTGTGGGTGCAGGCCAACTTCAAGGAAACCCAGATCCGGCGCATGCACAAGGATCAGCCAGCAACGCTGGTTTTCGATGCGTTCGGCGATCAGGACGTACCAGGCCGTATCGACAGTCTGTTTCCCGCGTCGGGAGCGCAGTTCAGCCTGCTGCCACCCGACAACGCCACAGGCAACTTCACCAAGGTGGTGCAGCGGATTCCGGTCAAGATCACCATTGACGGTGATCACCCCCTGAGCCGCATGGTGCGCCCGGGCATGTCGGTCAGCGTCAAGGTCGACCTGCGTGACTGA
- a CDS encoding NAD(P)-dependent oxidoreductase — MASVAFVGLGVMGYPMAGHLARAGHEVTVYNRTGEKAAQWVAEHGGKACATPAEAAMEQDFVMICVGNDQDLLEVVSGSEGILAGARSGTVIVDHTTASAGVARQLAQLAAERGVGFLDAPVSGGQAGAEHGQLTVMVGGEEAVFDLARPVISCYAKMVRLMGAVGSGQLTKMVNQICIAGLVQGLSEALHFAQRAGLDGEAAMSVISKGAAQSWQLENRHKTMLAGEYDFGFAVDWMRKDLAIVLDESRRNGAQLPVTALVDQFYAEVQQMGGGRWDTSSLIARLESGK, encoded by the coding sequence ATGGCCAGCGTAGCCTTTGTGGGTCTGGGAGTAATGGGATACCCGATGGCGGGGCACCTTGCCAGGGCGGGGCATGAGGTGACGGTGTACAACCGCACCGGAGAAAAGGCCGCACAATGGGTGGCGGAGCATGGTGGCAAGGCCTGCGCAACGCCGGCGGAAGCGGCCATGGAGCAGGATTTCGTGATGATTTGCGTGGGCAATGATCAGGATTTGCTCGAGGTGGTGAGCGGGTCGGAGGGTATTCTGGCTGGCGCGCGCAGCGGCACCGTCATTGTGGATCACACCACGGCGTCGGCAGGTGTTGCCCGGCAGTTGGCGCAGCTGGCTGCAGAGCGCGGCGTAGGCTTTCTGGATGCGCCGGTGTCAGGTGGGCAAGCGGGCGCGGAACATGGCCAGTTGACCGTTATGGTGGGTGGCGAGGAAGCAGTCTTCGATCTGGCTCGTCCGGTGATCAGCTGCTACGCAAAAATGGTCCGGTTGATGGGCGCTGTCGGCAGCGGTCAGCTGACCAAGATGGTCAACCAGATCTGCATTGCCGGTCTGGTGCAGGGGTTGTCCGAGGCACTGCACTTTGCTCAGCGTGCCGGGCTGGATGGTGAGGCGGCGATGTCGGTCATCAGCAAGGGCGCAGCGCAATCCTGGCAGTTGGAAAATCGTCACAAGACCATGCTCGCGGGAGAGTATGATTTTGGTTTTGCGGTCGACTGGATGCGCAAGGATCTGGCTATCGTGCTGGACGAATCACGCCGCAATGGCGCGCAACTACCGGTTACCGCATTGGTGGATCAGTTCTATGCCGAGGTCCAGCAAATGGGCGGCGGACGTTGGGATACCTCAAGTTTGATTGCCAGACTTGAAAGCGGGAAATAA
- the ppnP gene encoding pyrimidine/purine nucleoside phosphorylase → MFNTNQYFEGKVASIAFRQPEGSATVGVMAPGEYEFGTGSLEIMHVITGKLIVKLPGSDAWEEFGVGARFTVPANSRFNLRVEQDTAYLCEYR, encoded by the coding sequence ATGTTCAATACCAATCAGTATTTCGAAGGAAAAGTAGCTTCCATCGCCTTTCGCCAACCCGAAGGCTCGGCCACCGTGGGCGTCATGGCGCCGGGCGAATATGAGTTCGGCACCGGCAGCCTGGAAATCATGCATGTCATCACCGGCAAGCTGATCGTCAAGCTGCCGGGTAGCGATGCCTGGGAAGAGTTCGGCGTCGGCGCCCGGTTCACCGTGCCAGCCAACAGCCGTTTCAACCTGCGCGTAGAGCAGGACACCGCCTATCTGTGCGAGTACCGCTAA
- a CDS encoding Orn/Lys/Arg family decarboxylase gives MFKHLHFPILVINPDCGRGNVAGQQLSELFKALKHEGFDVLSTTSLDEGRLVAEAHRGLSCILFSAENDGHLELQPVRKLFAAAHSRSPELPIMALSTAHALENQLLSSLRDLHQLRGIIYLFEDTMPFIAGQIARTARAYLSQLLPPFFKALLDYTGRASYSWHSPGHGGGVAFRKSPVGRAFHDFFGENTLRSDLSVSVPGLGSLLDHNGPIAEAEANTARVFGADHSFYVINGTSTANKIIWHAFVTRNDVVLVDRNCHKSILHAITMTGAIPVYLTGSRNDYGIIGPISLDSFSPQSLRQRLAEHPLLQGREPRIRLAVLTNSTYDGLCYNAELIKDEMEDAVEVLHFDEAWYGYAAFHEFYAGRHGMGSKRGFDRAQHPLVFATQSPHKVLAALSQASIILAENSVEQQLDVERFNEAFMMHTSTSPHYGIIASIDVATGMMAGEPGRSLVQETLDEALSFRRAMQQTAERLAEDEWWFDVWEPEQALDYEELQASDWTLDDQAAWHGFGAMAEDYALLDPIKVTLLTPGVEEKGRLARTGIPAAVVTRFLAERGLVVEKTGLYSFLILFSLGITKGKWSALVSELQEFKRLYDSNAPLELTLPTTARSGHYPDMGLRDLCQQLHRFYKEQRMVRVLRQIYTELPDIVIRPADAWQQMVRGQVEMVPVAELAGRISAVMLVPYPPGIPVIMPGERFPDDSSAIADYLRIALAQDQQFPGFESDIHGLRPMVQEGGDVKYFVDCLVE, from the coding sequence ATGTTCAAGCACCTGCACTTCCCGATTCTGGTGATCAACCCTGACTGCGGACGCGGCAACGTGGCCGGCCAGCAACTCAGCGAACTCTTCAAGGCCCTGAAACACGAAGGCTTCGACGTGCTTTCCACGACCTCCCTGGATGAGGGCCGGCTGGTGGCCGAGGCCCACCGCGGCCTGTCCTGCATCCTGTTCAGTGCGGAAAACGACGGCCACCTGGAGTTGCAACCGGTACGCAAGCTGTTCGCCGCCGCCCATTCGCGCTCCCCTGAATTGCCAATCATGGCCCTGAGCACCGCCCACGCACTGGAAAATCAGTTGCTCAGCAGCCTGCGCGACCTGCATCAATTGCGCGGCATCATTTATCTGTTTGAAGACACCATGCCCTTCATCGCCGGCCAGATCGCCCGCACAGCACGCGCCTACCTGTCGCAGTTGCTGCCACCCTTCTTCAAGGCGCTGCTCGACTACACCGGCCGCGCCAGTTATTCATGGCACTCCCCTGGCCACGGTGGCGGCGTGGCCTTCCGCAAAAGCCCAGTGGGCCGAGCCTTCCACGACTTCTTCGGCGAGAACACCTTACGCTCGGACCTGTCGGTATCCGTGCCCGGCCTGGGCTCACTGCTGGATCACAACGGCCCGATTGCCGAGGCCGAGGCCAATACCGCTCGTGTTTTCGGCGCCGATCACAGCTTCTACGTGATCAACGGCACCTCCACCGCCAACAAGATCATCTGGCACGCTTTTGTCACCCGGAATGACGTGGTGCTGGTCGACCGTAACTGTCACAAATCCATCCTGCACGCCATCACCATGACCGGCGCCATTCCGGTCTACCTGACCGGCTCGCGCAACGATTACGGCATCATCGGCCCCATCAGCCTGGATTCCTTTTCTCCTCAGAGCCTGCGCCAGCGCCTGGCCGAGCATCCGCTATTACAGGGTCGGGAACCGCGTATTCGTCTGGCAGTCCTGACCAACTCCACCTATGACGGCCTGTGCTACAACGCCGAACTGATCAAGGATGAAATGGAAGACGCCGTCGAAGTGCTGCATTTTGACGAAGCCTGGTATGGCTACGCCGCCTTCCACGAATTCTATGCGGGCCGCCACGGCATGGGCAGCAAGCGCGGCTTCGACCGCGCCCAACATCCGCTGGTGTTCGCCACCCAGTCACCGCACAAGGTGTTGGCCGCGCTGTCCCAGGCATCGATCATCCTGGCCGAGAACAGCGTGGAGCAGCAGCTGGACGTCGAACGCTTCAACGAAGCCTTCATGATGCATACCTCCACCTCGCCGCATTACGGCATCATCGCCTCGATCGACGTCGCCACCGGCATGATGGCCGGCGAACCAGGCCGCTCCCTGGTGCAGGAAACCCTGGACGAAGCCCTGTCCTTCCGCCGCGCCATGCAGCAGACCGCCGAACGCCTGGCAGAAGATGAATGGTGGTTTGATGTGTGGGAGCCAGAGCAAGCCTTGGACTACGAGGAGCTGCAGGCCAGCGACTGGACCCTGGATGACCAGGCGGCATGGCACGGCTTCGGCGCCATGGCCGAAGACTACGCCCTGCTCGACCCGATCAAGGTCACCTTACTCACCCCCGGCGTGGAAGAAAAAGGCCGCCTGGCCAGGACCGGCATACCCGCCGCCGTGGTCACGCGCTTTCTCGCCGAACGCGGCCTGGTGGTGGAAAAGACCGGGCTGTACTCCTTCCTGATCCTGTTCTCGCTGGGCATCACCAAAGGCAAATGGAGCGCCCTGGTATCGGAGCTGCAGGAGTTCAAGCGCCTGTACGACAGCAACGCGCCATTGGAATTGACCCTGCCCACCACCGCCCGCAGCGGCCACTACCCCGATATGGGGCTGCGTGACCTGTGCCAGCAACTGCATCGTTTCTACAAGGAACAACGCATGGTGCGGGTCCTGCGACAGATCTACACCGAACTACCAGATATCGTCATCCGCCCCGCCGATGCCTGGCAACAAATGGTCCGCGGTCAGGTGGAAATGGTCCCGGTAGCAGAACTAGCCGGCCGCATCAGCGCCGTCATGCTGGTGCCCTACCCACCCGGCATTCCCGTCATCATGCCCGGGGAACGCTTTCCTGATGACAGTAGCGCCATTGCTGACTACCTACGTATTGCATTGGCTCAGGATCAGCAGTTTCCGGGATTTGAGAGTGATATTCATGGGCTGCGGCCGATGGTGCAGGAGGGTGGGGATGTGAAGTATTTCGTGGATTGTTTGGTGGAGTGA
- a CDS encoding GFA family protein, with protein sequence MTQFTGSCLCGNVRLTATGQPDRVGICHCLDCRKHHGALFHSSAIFARDAVTVTGETREYQGRYFCPRCGSSVFSRTADEIEVNLGSLDTPDQLKPTYELWTIRREAWLPDFPLTERYERDN encoded by the coding sequence ATGACCCAGTTCACCGGCAGTTGCCTCTGCGGCAACGTGCGCCTCACCGCAACCGGCCAACCAGACCGCGTCGGCATCTGCCACTGCCTCGATTGCCGCAAGCACCACGGCGCGCTCTTCCACAGCTCCGCCATCTTTGCCCGGGACGCCGTCACCGTCACCGGCGAAACGCGCGAGTACCAAGGCCGCTATTTCTGCCCCCGCTGTGGCTCGTCTGTCTTCTCGCGCACCGCAGATGAAATAGAAGTGAATCTGGGCTCGCTGGATACCCCCGACCAGCTCAAACCGACCTACGAGTTATGGACCATCCGGCGCGAGGCCTGGCTGCCAGATTTCCCGCTTACCGAGCGCTATGAGCGGGATAACTGA
- a CDS encoding acyl-CoA thioesterase has product MKWDLETPFVCDIRVQSEDIDELGHANNAVYVRWLERCAWEHSRSLGLGLDEYQQLDRAMVVVRHEIDYLAAAYLDEELQMATWIVSWDSKLRMTRQFQLCRPSDGATLLRARTTFACVELSSGRPRRMPREFIELYGKAIVSA; this is encoded by the coding sequence GTGAAATGGGATCTGGAAACCCCCTTTGTCTGCGATATTCGCGTGCAGTCGGAGGATATTGATGAGCTGGGCCACGCCAACAATGCTGTATATGTGCGCTGGTTGGAGCGTTGCGCCTGGGAGCATTCCAGGTCGCTGGGGTTGGGGCTGGATGAATATCAGCAGTTGGACCGGGCGATGGTGGTGGTACGCCACGAGATCGATTATCTGGCGGCGGCCTATCTGGATGAGGAGTTGCAGATGGCGACCTGGATCGTCAGCTGGGACAGCAAGCTGCGCATGACCCGTCAATTCCAGCTGTGCCGCCCGAGCGATGGGGCGACGTTGCTGCGTGCCCGTACCACGTTCGCCTGCGTCGAACTCAGTAGCGGCCGGCCGCGGCGGATGCCGCGGGAGTTCATTGAGCTGTATGGCAAGGCGATTGTCAGTGCTTAG
- the gltX gene encoding glutamate--tRNA ligase gives MTVRTRIAPSPTGDPHVGTAYIALFNQCFARQHGGQFVLRIEDTDQVRSSAESEQQILDSLRWLGLEWDEGPDVGGAHGPYRQSERSAIYHEHSEQLIAKGHAFRCFCSSERLDALRAEQMANKQTPGYDGHCLHLSEQEVTKRVAAGEPHVVRMKVPASGICKVQDMLRGEIEIPWEQVDMQVLMKADGLPTYHLANVVDDHLMQITHVLRGEEWINSAPKHILLYQYFGWDMPQLCHMPLLRNPDKSKLSKRKNPTSIIFYQRMGYLPQALLNYLGRMGWSMPDEREKFSLDEMVEHFDIQRVSLGGPIFDVEKLAWLNGQWIRDLPEREFVEAVQKWALNSDYLRPLVPLVQSRVETFSELIPLAGFFMTGKLDLDPAQFAHKKLSQDEVRQVIQLLLWKLEALRQWDKDGITANIQQVAEGVQLKLRDLMPLLFVAITGQASSVSVLDAMAHLGPDLTRFRLRQALELLGGASKKEVKAWEKLLADFASAQ, from the coding sequence ATGACTGTGCGTACCCGTATTGCTCCGTCCCCCACCGGAGATCCCCACGTAGGCACCGCCTACATCGCCCTGTTCAACCAGTGCTTCGCCCGCCAGCATGGTGGTCAGTTCGTACTGCGCATCGAGGACACCGACCAGGTGCGCTCCAGTGCCGAGTCGGAACAGCAGATCCTCGACTCGCTGCGCTGGCTGGGGCTGGAGTGGGACGAGGGCCCGGACGTGGGCGGCGCCCACGGTCCGTACCGCCAGAGCGAGCGCAGCGCCATCTACCATGAGCACAGCGAGCAGTTGATTGCCAAGGGGCACGCATTCCGCTGCTTCTGCAGTTCCGAACGCCTCGATGCGCTGCGCGCCGAACAGATGGCCAACAAGCAGACCCCCGGCTATGACGGGCATTGTCTGCACCTGTCCGAGCAGGAAGTGACTAAGCGCGTTGCCGCCGGCGAACCCCACGTGGTGCGCATGAAGGTGCCCGCGAGCGGCATCTGCAAGGTGCAGGATATGCTGCGTGGCGAGATCGAGATTCCGTGGGAGCAGGTCGACATGCAGGTGCTGATGAAGGCCGACGGGCTGCCCACCTACCACCTGGCCAACGTGGTCGACGACCACTTGATGCAGATCACCCACGTGCTGCGCGGTGAAGAGTGGATCAACTCCGCGCCCAAGCACATCCTGCTGTACCAGTACTTCGGCTGGGACATGCCGCAGCTGTGCCACATGCCACTGCTGCGCAACCCGGACAAAAGCAAGCTGTCCAAGCGCAAGAACCCTACCAGCATCATCTTCTACCAGCGCATGGGCTATCTACCCCAGGCACTGCTCAACTACCTGGGCCGCATGGGCTGGTCCATGCCGGACGAGCGCGAGAAGTTCTCGCTGGACGAGATGGTCGAGCATTTCGACATTCAACGGGTATCCCTCGGCGGCCCGATCTTCGACGTGGAAAAGCTCGCTTGGCTGAACGGACAGTGGATTCGTGATCTGCCCGAGCGGGAGTTTGTCGAGGCGGTGCAGAAATGGGCTCTCAACAGCGACTATCTGCGCCCTCTGGTGCCGCTGGTGCAGAGCCGCGTCGAAACCTTCAGTGAGCTGATCCCGCTGGCGGGCTTCTTCATGACCGGCAAGCTGGACCTCGACCCGGCCCAGTTCGCGCACAAGAAACTGTCCCAGGACGAAGTGCGCCAGGTAATACAGCTGCTGTTGTGGAAGCTGGAAGCGCTGCGCCAGTGGGACAAGGACGGCATCACCGCCAACATCCAGCAAGTTGCTGAAGGCGTGCAGCTCAAGTTGCGTGACCTCATGCCGCTGCTGTTTGTGGCCATCACCGGCCAGGCCAGCTCGGTCTCGGTACTCGACGCCATGGCACACCTGGGGCCGGACCTGACCCGCTTCCGCCTGCGCCAGGCGCTGGAATTGCTGGGTGGAGCGTCGAAGAAGGAAGTGAAGGCTTGGGAGAAGCTGTTAGCGGATTTCGCCAGCGCCCAGTGA
- a CDS encoding LysR family transcriptional regulator, protein MGLDDALIFTRVVECHSFTSAALTLSMQKSTVSRRIAQLEERLGVRLLNRTTRKLRLTEVGQAYYERCRQIMQEFAEAEEAIMQLQSEPTGLLRVSSPIEFGQLFLGGVIGDFMCRYPAIQVEVELTTRMVDPVEEGVDIVIHRGRPQDSSLVARPMMSSPRQLFASPAYLAEYGTPEKPEDLIQHRCIHTLTEDGRKWHFLQPSVSVMVNPVLTANNITFAREAAVSGAGIINVPAFIAEPLVEQGVLCRVLEHCVLPSTELYALYPSRRFQAMKVKAFIDYLIEQLRLRLDVGLEEEDDPLVKLPST, encoded by the coding sequence ATGGGATTGGACGACGCTCTGATTTTTACCCGGGTTGTGGAATGCCACAGTTTTACCAGTGCTGCGCTGACGTTGAGCATGCAGAAATCTACCGTCAGCCGCCGCATTGCTCAGTTGGAAGAGCGTCTGGGTGTACGTCTGCTTAACCGTACCACACGCAAGCTGCGTCTCACCGAGGTGGGCCAGGCCTATTACGAGCGCTGTCGGCAGATCATGCAGGAGTTCGCTGAAGCCGAAGAAGCTATCATGCAGCTGCAAAGCGAGCCTACCGGGTTGTTGCGCGTCAGTTCGCCGATCGAATTCGGGCAGCTGTTTCTCGGCGGTGTGATCGGTGACTTCATGTGCCGATACCCGGCGATTCAGGTCGAGGTGGAGCTGACCACGCGGATGGTCGACCCGGTGGAAGAGGGCGTGGATATCGTCATCCATCGGGGGCGGCCGCAGGATTCGAGCCTTGTGGCGCGGCCCATGATGTCCAGCCCGCGGCAGCTGTTTGCCAGCCCGGCGTATCTGGCAGAATACGGCACACCGGAGAAACCGGAAGATCTGATTCAGCATCGCTGCATTCACACCCTGACGGAGGACGGGCGCAAATGGCATTTCCTGCAGCCATCGGTAAGCGTGATGGTCAATCCGGTATTGACCGCCAACAACATCACTTTTGCCCGTGAAGCCGCCGTGTCCGGTGCGGGCATCATCAATGTACCGGCCTTCATTGCCGAACCTCTGGTCGAGCAGGGCGTCTTGTGCCGGGTGCTGGAACACTGCGTGCTGCCATCCACCGAGCTGTATGCGCTCTATCCCTCCAGGCGCTTTCAGGCGATGAAGGTCAAGGCGTTCATCGACTATCTGATTGAGCAGCTGCGCCTACGTCTGGATGTCGGGCTGGAGGAGGAGGATGATCCGCTGGTAAAATTGCCGTCAACCTGA
- a CDS encoding metallophosphoesterase family protein, whose protein sequence is MSRSYPSDLLKMPTSTADALPPVLAGPLLRRLERDRLVLWLVGSRPLSLTMLLEPSGESARRVELDATSCRVLRIGRHACLHLIDVHLPEPLPQDTLIYYDLIVTQGDGSEAKIAQWAPHLLHEGATRPSLVLRSRADDILYGSCRKPHHPSRDGLARADRLLAEQIGQADARPALLMLCGDQVYADDVAGPMLAAVHALIQRLGLYGESLEGAVVADSEALYAHPAGYYRREELLPAFKSNEALRERFFGGVEKPIFTTANAHNHLVTLAEVMAMYLLVWSPVPWQLVPEPKMPPLDAEHMASWRREANALQGFCGDLPQAARLFAHIQTLMIFDDHDITDDWNLSAKWESTAYEHPFSRRIVGNALLAYMLCQGWGNRPDAFGALLDETEALTAALDSQDRLDAAAQDALIDRLLSFDQWDYVLRTQPTVIVLDTRTRRWRSRRLPSRPSGLMNWESLVELQHELLDETAAVIVSPTPMFGVKLIEVIQRICAFAGHALTVDAENWMAHRGAASVMLNIFRHFRTPANYVILSGDVHYSFAYDVQVRDRDRTPHIWQITSSGIKNEFPRRLLDWLDRLNRWLYSPRSPLNWFTQRRDLKIRPRLPDQRHRGERLWNSSGIGQVLLDAQGRPARIVQHNADGGPSTQFLAQDAPSSAATPIDQPGSGV, encoded by the coding sequence CTGTCTCGGTCTTACCCAAGCGACTTACTCAAAATGCCTACTTCTACCGCCGATGCCCTCCCGCCAGTACTTGCCGGCCCCCTCCTGCGCCGCCTTGAGCGGGACCGCCTCGTGCTGTGGCTCGTCGGTAGCAGGCCGCTAAGTCTGACGATGCTGCTTGAGCCCAGCGGCGAGTCAGCCCGACGAGTGGAGCTTGATGCCACTTCTTGCCGCGTCCTTCGCATCGGTCGCCATGCCTGTTTGCACCTGATCGACGTGCATCTGCCCGAGCCGCTGCCACAGGACACTCTGATTTATTACGACCTGATAGTGACACAGGGTGACGGCAGCGAAGCCAAGATCGCGCAGTGGGCGCCGCACCTGCTGCATGAGGGCGCGACGCGGCCCAGCCTGGTGCTACGCAGCCGTGCAGATGACATTCTTTATGGTTCCTGTCGCAAACCGCACCATCCCTCACGCGATGGGCTCGCGCGTGCCGACCGCTTGTTGGCCGAGCAGATTGGGCAGGCCGACGCGCGCCCTGCCCTGCTCATGCTGTGCGGCGACCAGGTGTATGCCGATGATGTGGCTGGCCCCATGCTCGCGGCGGTCCATGCATTGATCCAGCGTCTTGGCCTGTATGGCGAAAGCCTGGAAGGCGCCGTTGTCGCCGACAGTGAAGCGCTGTATGCGCACCCTGCCGGTTATTATCGCCGTGAGGAGCTATTGCCCGCCTTCAAGTCCAACGAGGCGCTGCGCGAGCGATTCTTTGGTGGCGTGGAAAAGCCGATCTTCACCACAGCCAATGCGCATAATCACCTGGTGACGCTGGCCGAGGTGATGGCCATGTATCTGTTGGTGTGGTCGCCGGTGCCTTGGCAGCTCGTACCAGAGCCAAAGATGCCCCCATTGGATGCTGAACACATGGCCTCCTGGCGACGCGAGGCCAACGCACTGCAGGGTTTCTGCGGCGATCTACCCCAGGCCGCACGCCTGTTCGCCCACATACAGACGCTGATGATCTTCGATGACCATGACATCACCGATGACTGGAACCTCTCGGCCAAGTGGGAAAGCACGGCCTATGAGCATCCTTTCTCCCGGCGCATCGTGGGCAACGCGCTGTTGGCCTACATGCTGTGCCAGGGCTGGGGTAACCGTCCCGATGCTTTTGGCGCGCTGCTCGACGAGACGGAGGCGCTGACCGCAGCGCTCGATAGTCAGGACCGACTCGATGCCGCTGCGCAGGATGCGCTGATCGACCGCCTGTTGTCGTTTGATCAGTGGGACTACGTATTGCGCACGCAACCTACTGTCATCGTGCTCGATACCCGCACACGCCGCTGGCGCAGCCGGCGATTGCCCAGCCGCCCCTCGGGCCTGATGAATTGGGAGTCGCTGGTCGAGCTGCAGCATGAATTGCTTGATGAAACGGCCGCGGTGATCGTATCGCCGACGCCCATGTTCGGGGTCAAGCTGATCGAGGTGATCCAACGGATATGTGCCTTTGCCGGCCACGCCCTGACCGTTGACGCCGAGAACTGGATGGCCCATCGCGGCGCAGCCAGTGTCATGCTCAATATATTTCGCCATTTCCGCACGCCGGCCAATTACGTGATCCTGTCGGGTGATGTGCATTATTCCTTTGCTTACGACGTGCAGGTCCGCGACCGGGATCGCACACCGCATATCTGGCAGATCACCAGCAGCGGGATCAAGAATGAGTTCCCCCGGCGCCTGCTTGATTGGCTGGATCGCCTGAACCGCTGGCTTTACTCGCCGCGCTCGCCACTGAACTGGTTCACCCAGCGCCGCGACCTGAAGATACGTCCGCGCCTGCCTGATCAGCGCCATCGCGGCGAGCGCCTGTGGAACAGCTCAGGCATCGGCCAGGTGCTCCTGGACGCGCAAGGTCGGCCTGCTCGTATTGTGCAGCACAACGCCGATGGTGGGCCTTCCACGCAATTCCTAGCGCAGGATGCGCCGTCTTCCGCTGCCACCCCTATCGACCAACCAGGCTCCGGGGTGTAG
- a CDS encoding LLM class flavin-dependent oxidoreductase, giving the protein MTALSILELVRVTQDTDAGAALNNARELAAHAEQCGYQRIWVAEHHNMEGIASAATSIVIAHIAGGTKTIRVGAGGIMLPNHAPYIIAEQFGTLERLYPGRIDLGLGRAPGTDQIAVRAMRRSPAASDQFPQDVLELQAFLASASPDQRITAVPAAGTQVPLWILGSSGFGASLAAELGLPYAFASHFAPDMLMPALEIYRSRFKPSAQLDRPYAVAGINVIAADTDAEAKRLATTQQMSFADLVSGRRGLSKPPIDDIETYWSPAERAQANQMLARSVVGSPATVRAELDAFVAETGVDELMIVSDVYDHAPRLHSIGLIAEAMK; this is encoded by the coding sequence ATGACCGCACTTTCCATTCTCGAACTGGTTCGCGTCACGCAAGATACCGATGCCGGGGCGGCGCTCAACAATGCGCGGGAGCTTGCAGCCCATGCAGAGCAATGCGGCTATCAGCGCATCTGGGTGGCCGAACATCACAATATGGAGGGCATCGCCAGCGCCGCCACCTCGATCGTCATCGCCCACATAGCCGGTGGCACCAAGACCATCCGCGTCGGTGCGGGCGGTATCATGCTGCCGAATCACGCGCCCTATATCATCGCCGAGCAGTTCGGCACGCTGGAACGGCTCTATCCCGGACGCATTGATCTGGGGCTCGGTCGTGCGCCGGGCACCGACCAGATCGCGGTGCGGGCAATGCGGCGCTCGCCCGCCGCGTCAGACCAATTCCCGCAGGATGTGCTGGAGCTGCAAGCCTTTCTTGCCTCTGCCAGTCCCGATCAGCGCATCACTGCCGTTCCCGCCGCCGGAACCCAGGTGCCGCTGTGGATATTGGGGTCTAGCGGTTTTGGGGCGTCGCTAGCAGCCGAGCTGGGCCTGCCCTACGCCTTCGCATCGCACTTTGCTCCCGACATGCTGATGCCGGCACTGGAAATCTACCGCAGCCGCTTCAAACCATCTGCGCAACTTGACCGACCCTATGCGGTGGCTGGCATCAACGTCATCGCCGCCGACACCGACGCCGAAGCCAAGCGGCTCGCAACTACGCAGCAGATGTCCTTTGCTGATCTCGTCAGCGGACGGCGCGGTCTGAGCAAACCACCCATCGACGATATCGAAACTTACTGGTCTCCGGCTGAGCGGGCACAGGCCAACCAGATGCTGGCACGATCAGTGGTCGGCTCCCCCGCCACAGTGCGCGCGGAGCTGGATGCGTTTGTCGCTGAAACGGGTGTTGATGAATTGATGATTGTCTCGGACGTATATGACCATGCGCCGCGGCTGCATTCGATCGGCCTGATCGCCGAGGCAATGAAGTAA